In the Silene latifolia isolate original U9 population chromosome 1, ASM4854445v1, whole genome shotgun sequence genome, AGGCTTAACCTTAATCTTCTAAGAATATCATCTTAGTTTTAACCACTGTACTCCATGGTTGCGAACAAAAAtaaaattgaattgaattgaatttgcGAGTTTACCTCGGCCCTTACTAATATGAGGTTTATTTGAGATTTGAGAAGCTACCAGTAGCACCAACACTTACACGGGAGTTGAGGCAAGAAAAATCAGATTAATAACTACGCAAgcaagaaaaaataaaaagagtGTTCTAGAGAAAGAAACAAACCAATTCCGTAATTCccccaaaaccccaaaatcaAAGATTACGATTTCAGCATCAAACGAGCTCGGATTGCCGCCGAATTTTGGGAAGTCGTTCATATATCAAAGGGTAGGGTTTCTGCTAGACCTGTCAAAaatcgacccgacccgaaaacccgacccgcccgacccgttttttTAGGGTCAAGGACCCGGTTTTTTCGACCCGTGACCCGATTGACCATAACCCGTTTTGACCCGTTAATTcccgggtcgggtcgggtcgggtccgggtcgaCCCGTCGGGTCaagcatcaaaaaaaaaaaagaaaaaaaaaatagcgcGCAAAAGGCTGAAAAGGCTGAAACTAAAGTTTTCATTCTAATTTTCCCAAAATAACTTCACCCGCCTCTCTCTTTCTTCTCCCTCAAAATGCAAAACCCTAGCCTCCTTCTCCAGATCTCCTTTTCAATCAATTAATTTCCAGATTTTTGTGTCGGATCTTCGTTCTCTATTTAGTCGGCCTTTATTCCCTTTATAAGATGCGTCCAACCCCAACTCCAACTCCAACGAATCGGACTCGCCGTCGTAAGAATACCACCAGATCTCCGTCACCTCTAAGTCAGCAACCTTGGCATGGTACGCCGCCTGTATCAACCTCCCTATCAGCAGGTTAAGTCGTTCTCCTACTTGCAATTATCGCATTTTTTGGCTATGTTGTGATGTCGAATTGTTGATCTGTTTAAGCCGTCCTCCTACTTTCTTGGTGTTTATTATCGGGGTAATTGTTGTCATTTATGTGGTTTGTTTTGATGTGTTCGTAAGGTTTCAATTGAACTTTGTTTTATCACCTTCAATTTCTCGATCATTGTATTATTTCCTGGTTGATATCATGATTTATTTAGTCGTAAATTGAATTAGGTAATTCATCAAAGCTTGTAGAAAATCCTTTGTAATTTAAAAAAGAAAGTAGGAGGACAAGATATCATGATTATCTTTAGTCATTGCTATCCTGTATTAGTCATTGCTATATGTATATGTAGCTTTCTAAAAACTGTATCAGTTCTTTCTTTTCATTAAGCTGGTTCGGATCTCCTCATTTTTCTTTCTAGAACAAAATCTGTACGACTGTACGTAGTGCCATATAATTGATTATGGAGATAACTCAAATACTAACAAGCACATTGTGATTTGTCATGCCATATAACATATTATTGATTATTTATTGAGCAAGCACGTTAGATAAATTCATAAATGCATATTGATTGGAATAAGACACttgaaaatggtaagaacaatatTATTGCTTCAGTCAGTCAAAGTAGAACCTACAATCCGATTAAGACTTGATTTCTTGTTGTGTGATGAAGGATATCTATCTTATCCGATTTCCTGCAATTTTATATATAGTTCAATGTTTATAACTTCGGACTATAATCGCTTCATGTATAGAGTGCTTTTCAAATGCACCTCACCCTGTAGTTTAACTAATGTGACAAGTTCTTACACATTTTTCTTACACATTTTTCTTACTTATGTAGGTAATTCATCATCAACTAATGTCaacggttttgagtttgatttgtcGGACTTATCGCATTTGACTATCAACCCcgaagatgaagaagatgagggcAGTGATGAACTTGATTAATGACTTGGTTGTACAAAGTCACAATGAACATTTGTTGTAAATTGTAATCTTATGGGTTTTAATTTGTAAGTTAAGACTATATCGACTGTGTACGCACACGTCTTTTTTTGTCAATGATCAAGTACTTTGAGAGTGGTGCCTATTAATTTAAGGACTTGTTCAATTCAATGTCACCATAAACGCGAAATTAACGTCAAAACATCCATCTAAACCAAAAAATTATCATATTTAATCACAACTCAATTGTTAGTTTGGGAATTGGGAGTATTGCAAATTTACAATGTACTTATTCGATCGAACTTTGATGCGGGTAAACTTTTATTCCTCCTATTTTCGATTCACATGGCGGTAACAAACTaacaattttaaaaataaaagttACCAAAAATGTACAAATGTTAAAAAAATGTAACAAGTAATAAAAAAGACGAATAAATATAAAAAAACGCTTGAAAAATGTAGaaatatacaaaaaaaaaggCGTTAAACCAAAAGTAATCAGTTGTTTTGACACATCctttgacccgtattctgaccctaacccgacccgtaacctgtatgacccgacccgtatccgacccgacccgtattctgacccgacccgtatgacccgacccgggacccgacccgcccgacccgtttgacaggtctagtttCTGCTAAGTTTCGTTGATTTAGCTATTCTTTTTGGCTTGTTTATTTCCCAATTCCCATAGTATTACTGTCAATTTCATGTTGCAATTGCATTCCATTAATATCCCATCTTGCGACATGATATACCGACTTAATTTATCGTTTAATTCGATTCTTGTATATACCCGTTTTACAACAAACTTTTTGGATAAAATAAGAGAGTCCCCTAACAGCACAACAATAAAATTTTatctaaatttttatttatatacggagtacttatttatttatataaaaGATTGATTTATTGATTACAGAGTAAAAGACTTATCCCTATAGAGGCAAACGCTTTTTTAACTATGCCCGTCGAAAGCGAAAAGAGCTCGAAGAAGGCgaaatcatcatcatcaaacaTACGCCATAGTTCCAAGTACTTACCCCTTGATGTGTGGGCAAGTATTATCGTCAATTTACCAGTGAAAACCTTGTTGAGATTCAGGTGCGTCTGTAAATCTTGGTGCTCCATTATTGATCACCCTGACTTTGCTTACACGAATCTTAAACTGCGGAAAATTGATTCGGAGAAAAGTAAAATAATTGCCCTTGAAGGATTTGGATACCAAGGTGGAGTACTCTACCAAGGTGCAAGAAGATGCTTGTTGACAGTTCGTCAGGGCGACACTCTTCGAAAAACTGCTCATATTTTCGAGAGTGATGACAGATACTATCTAGTAGGGAGATGTAATGAATTGTTGTTATTGAGGCGGTTTGTTTATCCAGGCGATTTCAACCCTGGTTATGAAAAAGAAATGAGACTGTGGAACCCTTCTATTCGCAAATCGTTGTTAATTCCCCCTTGCCCGCTTGTCAATGCTATCTACCTACTTGGGTTTGCCCCTCGCAGTAAGGATTATAAAATCATTGCGATTGATAATAATATTAATCGTCCAAAGAATTACTCGTATATTGCAGTTTATACCCTCAGCAATCAACAATGGTGTGTTAGAAATAATAATGACCCTCAGCGGATTTATGTCCCACCGACTGCTTTCTATTTCCAAGGGGCTGCACATTGGTTCGGAAAGGATCCACTTGTGGAGAACCAACATCAGTATGAACTAACTCATCTTGTTTCTTTTAACTTTGATTTGGAAAAATTCACGTTTTTGAAAATTCCAAGGGATTCGAAGGGAACTGATATCACGAGGTTTTTGTTTATTCTTGGGGAATCGCTGGCAATTTTTAGTGTTACTCGAGAAAGATCAAGAATATGGGTGCTGGATCAGGGGAGGAGCGGAAAGGGGGTATGGACTAAATGGTTTTCAGGACGTTCCAATAGTGATACTTATTATTTATTCAGTACCTCTTGGTCATATTCGCCACTCTTTTATGAAACTGATGGAGAAAGGTATTTTATTATTGGGAGGAAGTCTTATAATATTGATAGTGGACGAGTGAAAGAGCTCGGAAAATCTATGAGCGGTTATTTGGATTTGGGAATGTATATGGAGAGCTTGGTATTGTGGAAAGGATACGGAGCTGAGGATATGGCTTCTTTCCCATGAATAAGACTATTACTACTCGTATCACAATTATGGATGGTTATGGGAAGACCGTGTACTGGTAATTGGTAGACGATGAATACATGAATCGCTACTCGTCTGTTCTTTTAGCTTTGATTAATTAGCCAGAATAACTATTAGTTCAAGTTATAGTTGCTGTTGTTTAATGTTTAATTCATTATATGTTGGTTCTTTTTTTTTCCTGGAAACTTTGATGGTCACTTGAGTGACCTAATGCACAGGATGAGCAGTATGAAAATTTGATGTTACCTACTCACATCATCTGCACGGTTATGGTGTACTCATGGCATCTTAGGCTCTATGCAGCCAAGGGCATGGGAGCCAGGCCTCCGGTCTTGGTCACCAAATTTACAAGCTTTAATATTGATGAAATCCAATACACAGTCTCCAAGTATAGTACACTTGTGCTTTACATTTGAATCTACAAGCTTTAGTATAGTCACAATCTACAATGTGAATAGTCAAGATATGCATATGTATTATAAGTATTTCCATACTTCAAAAGTTACAATATCCTAATTTCATAGTTAATGAAGATTCccttaccttttttttttattttattttttttttattatgtagaCCATGCGATTTAATCCGGATTCGAGTCGGGTAGGACCATTAGGGAGGTAAAGCTTTCCCTCATGTGTTTTAACACTGCTGCATTCCCAAGGCTCGAACACGAGATCTCTGATTAACTGAACAACCCTTTGTCAATTAATCTAAGTGCTCACGGGTAGATTCCCTTACCTGTTAAGCAACACTTAAACAGTGAGATAATAAAGGGTTAAAAACCacgccaaaacaaacaaaattatTAGTAGCTAGTCTTCTCCGTCTTGATATTAAAACGGGTTATATATCACCCCTCATGGGTATATAGGACAAACATGGATATTTTTTGGCCGGTTTTAAGCTTAAGAGGGATAATTTCGTACTTTCATCTTATACAATAATTCCTCTTAGAAGAAGTAAATAAATGACCAGGATATGTGGATGTAAATAAAAGTAAGAGAGGGAATGTGAGGTCACAAGTTATTATAACCACAAATGATAGACAAATAAAGAAAGTGAAAGATTTTTGTGAATTTGCCGTTTTAGAAAATGTTGAAGATGTTAGAGAATATGAGGGAGTACCAAGCAATGTGGTCGAACAAATATCAAAAGGTTTCTTTCAAATTTATATAGCCATGATTATCCGCTCTTAAAGTTTTAACAACATTAAACGGAACAGAAGTCAAAAAAGAAGAACTCAACAAATACATGCATATAGATAAAATAGGTGAAAAAAATGGAAGAAAGTGAATTAAGAAAAGGGTAATTTCGTCTTTTTGTCGGACGAAATTAGCAACGTAAGGTCGACAAAAAAAAACATTAACAACATCAAATAAAATGGAAGTTAAAAAGATGTTCCAACAAAGAACTCGGCAAATTTATGGTGAAAGTGTGTTTATATATTCATATTTGTTTAAGTAGAATCCCAAAATAGATGACTAAACTATATAAATCAAGCGAAGTAGTACCTTTTGCACTTCTtaagtttttttttcttatttttttggtatatgttttgtagaactGTTTGATTCTTCCCATTGTTTATGGcaattttatatataaaaaaaagtaTTGTTTATGGCTATTGTTACTAATACAGAGTACTTTATAAGTTATTTTCTCCATTTATGAAGGTTTATACAAATCTTTAATTTCATttaaatattttttatttttccaaTTTGTACAACAAAGatgcaataaaaaaaacaaaatcaattaattaatcatgAAGCTTTAAGTACAAGCAATTATTCTATGGTTAATGAAATATCAGGTGTGAGGCAATGCGAGCATAAAATAGATAGACTAAAATGTACATTTTTCAAACATTTTGAACTTTGATACAATATTTGTAAACTGTAAACTTTGTACGATAAAATTTAACAATTATGACTTTTGAAATTTGTTTAAAATATCTATCGATATCATGTTATTtgttatctctttttttttttaaatgaaaatataGTTAACCTAAATTAGTTTATCAGCGAACCGATACCAGGTTGTGTTGTTTGACTGTAATTACCGAATCATTGTGAGTTGGAGTTTTTTGGGTTATGGGTTGTGGCAAGATCTATGAGTTTAGTCCTTGATAAAACGGGTCAGTCGGGCCAAGTAAAGTTTTAACCGATCAtctatttgaaatttttttataATTCTGTATAAGGATTATTATATCTGTTACTGTTGGTTCATAAATGCGGGAAGTGCAAATTCACGTGAAGTAGAAAATCTTGGGAAATAAACTCCTTAGCCTAATTCATGAGAATTTCTAAAAGGTGTTTGGTTACCATGTCAGTACTTAATCCATGGGAATTTTCAAGTTACCAAGGGGGTGTTGGTAAGTTCCTACAATTTTGTAGGAAGTGAATTCCATGGAAGTTCTACTTCCCCCATTTTTGCAAAATTGAGTCAACCAAACAAGTTTCATTTTTGCAATTCATGGGATTCCCTCCATTTTTGCAAAATTGAGTCAACCAAACAATTTCATATTTGCAGTTCATGGAATTTTCCACTTCCATAATTTTACaagggcaaccaaacaaccccttattTAAAATCAATTTTACTTGAGATTAATATTTAATCGTAtttattatttatataaatattagTATCACAATTATATTGATAACTTTTTAAAACAAGTAACAAtgtctttttaaaaaaaaaattatagttaACATAAATTTATCCTTGAAGTGATACCAGGTTATGTTTATTGACTCTATATTACTTAATCATTACGAGTTTGGGTTGTTGCACATTCTGGGTTGCGGGTGATATACGGACATAGACCTTGGTAAAATGGATCGATTGGCCAGTAAAGTTTAAATCCATCTAACTTAAAGTTCCATGTAATTCACATTTTTTTTATAGAATTATGTCATAATTGTTATAGAGTAATAACTAATTTGATTACAATTTTAGAAAATAGACGAGGTAGAGTAGTTGGAGGGCGTAGATAAGATATGGattgttgggggggggggggggggctgttGTCGTCCTAGCTGTATGTTGGGTGCAGTCACCACTACGGTGGAgtagggcagagtacggatcgggtatcTAATCCAAAGTACTAGTtcagatcggatatccatattataAATCGTgaaattagatatccaatatccaaaccaaatgtttcggatatccaatgttcgggtatccaaaataatcgaatcggatgcggatatccatcggatatccatactttttaatttactttaaaattaagtttgaaacacaattatattcagttttacatgatgattttctttagtattcttactccaatattctcgacataaaatttaagtaccacttagttctttctctaatattttaaacattaattaagttattgtatcaaataaaattttattttctcgaaattatactagaaaagtatagtttcggatcggatcggatatccaaatgttttaattctaatgtccatatccaaaccaaaaccaaagatttcggatcagatatccaaaccaaacttaactttcggatcggatatccaaaactTCGGATCAGATTCAGATCGGATATCagatcagtttggataatcggattttttgctcagccctacggTGGAGGGTCTGCTGATAGATCTCGAGGTTGGTCAGTGATGACAGACGCTGCTTTCGGACGTCCAGGCGACGACGGTCGTGGGAGAGAAATGAGAGAGTAGGTAGAGAATTTAGACGAGAACAAACAAGAGGAGTAATATGATAAAAAAAACATACAATAATGAGTAACATTAAATGTATACCGCGTAAATAAACAAGTTATGAAATCTACAATAATTTTATATCCACTTTTCAGATTTCACTTATCATAAGTTAAAAAGTCGAGAAAAAAAGCCCATTACTTCGAATAAAATCAAGTATCATTAAACTTCTTATCAAAAGTGTAGGAGTAGACAAAGtaaaattttctaaaatttagttATTTTCTAAATTTAAGTATTTATAAGTTACTTTTAAAAATACTTTTCATTTCCACCCGTACAGTGCACGGGTTTAaaaactagtaataataataattagattCTTACCTTCCCTTTGAGGATTAAATCAACACATCAGCGtattttatatttttcttttgAGGAAATTCTTGGGTACATCGGGTGTAGAAAAATATCATATACCCTACCCAATAAGAATATTAGAATTGACTAAATTCTCCATAAATAATTAAACAtaatcttaataaaataaaaacttAGGCATCAAATTGATTGAAGATTGATTCGATTTAATACTTCGGATGAAAACTAACCCTCGTTTAACTCTGCCCATCATCAATTTCGTGAGTATTACGGTTGAACTCAAATTCTATGGCGAAAGCGAATAGATGCAAGAGGGCGAAAACACTATCAAACATGTGTCATAGTTCCGAACTGGCGTACTTACCCCCCGAAGTTTGGAGACAAATTCTCGCAAATTTACCAGTGCAAACCCTATTGAGATTCAGATGCGTATGTAAATCTTGGTGTTCTGTTATCGATCACCCGGACTTCATTTACACGCATCTAACATGTCGAAAAGTCGATTCAAACAAGACAACAATATTTGCCCTCATGAGGATGGGACACCTTGGAAGTATAGGATGCTCGTTGACAGTTTGTCGAGGCAACATTCTTAAGAAAAGCGCTTACTTTTACAAGAGATCCCACGGGTTCAGTGTGATAGGGAGATGTAATGAGTTGATTTTAGTAACACGCAATGTTCGTCATAGGAACACTGGCTATCAAAAAGTAATGATATTATGTAACCCTTCTATTAGAAAATCACTGTTAATTCCACCTTGCCCAATTGGCGATTCTATGTATGTATTAGGATTTGCCCCTCGCAGTAAAGACTATAAAATCGTCGCAATATCAGTCGGACGAAACCAAGACGAAGAGCCTAGAAAGACGAGTGTTGTAGTATATACACTCAGTGACCAACAATGGAGGATAAGAAATAATGTCGTGGATATCAGCTGTTGGGAGATTAAAAGCCGCGTGCCAAAAGTGTTTTACTTTCAAGGAGCTGCACATTGGTTTGGAAACACAAACACTCATCTTGTTTCCCTTGACTTTGATTCGGAAAAAGTCACCTCTATGGAAATCCCGAATGCTTTGAACGAAACAAAAACTATGAGGTTTTTGTTTCTTCTTGGCAAGTCGCTAGCGATTTTCAGCATTTCTAAAGAACGGTCAGGAATATGGGTGCTGGAGCAGGGGAAGGGGCGGGTAAACGGGGTATGGACTAAATGGTTTTCAGGACAATCGAATTGTGATGCTTTTCATTTATTCAATAATCCTCGGCCATGTTCCAATGTAATCTATTATGAAAGTGATGATGGAAGATGTTTAATTTTGGGGAATACGTCGTATAATATTGTCACATGCCAAGTAAAGGAATTCGAAAAATCTCtgaacaatttattttatttggGAACGTATATGGAGAGTTTGGTGTTGTTCAAAGGACGGAGTTGAGGATATGACATCTTACGGATTATTTTGGGAAGACTGGCTGCTGGACTTGCTGGTAAACGATGGATTTGTGAATAGCTGCTGGTTATTGTTGCTGTTTGATTAGCCAAAATAACTACTCCCTATGTTCGAGTGAATTGTTTACAATTGCTTTAGTTCGTGAGAGGGAAATAAAGAAAATGTAAACTATTAACTGGGACGGAGAGAGTAATAGTTCCAAGTTATAGCTAGTTTCTGCTGTTTAGTTTTTATTTCCATTATAGTTGCTACTTTACTATATATATCTTGGATGATAAAGAGACCTAATGCACTGGATGATCAGCAGTATGAAAATTAGATGTTACATCTTACAGGATTGTGTCACATACCTGAATCCACTGTCCTAGACAAGCTTTAACCTTGGCAAAATTCTCATCTAATATGGAAGTATCCGTCTTAAATACTAACCAACTTGTTTAGTTGTATAGGTAGGACAAATATCTTATTGTTCCCTACACATTTTTCTGTTGTCTTATGTAAAGTATTTGACCTGTTGTAACCTTAAGACAAATATATCCGTCTTACGTGTACCTTAGCTTAGTGCCGTCTTCAAAGAGAACTTGTGTTaacttcttttttttgttttttttttcctgggTGAAAGGTAAGTTTCCATTAAGCACAAACAAGGTTTAATACAAGTATACAACCTATCTAGTTTGAATAATTGAATACAACCTATTTCAGACTAGCCTAAGCTCTACTTACATAAATCAATACTCCTTAACCATATCTTATCATTGCCTAGAATTTGGTTACAATGAGCACCAATACGCATTTTAACAACCCTTCTAATCTGCTCCAGCAACACAGCAGGCcgcagcagacaacaatcatgaCGGACTTGATTCCTTTGCATCCATATTTGATAATAGCAGGCCAGAAAGGAACATTGTGTTAACTTCATTAGTCATTagtttcttctttcctttttttttcacaaGAGAGAAAGAAATGAATTTGGAATATACAAAACGCACTTTCATACATGTACTTGAATTTGGATCACTCAAAgcttccaaaaaaggaaagagggaaaaaaagatgaataaaatgttatttaaaaatataatagTTGACCCGTGACCCAATTTTTAAGAGCCGAAGACCCGTAAATCTAGACATGTGACCCGAACCtaaaatgacccgttattttagggtcaaaCACGACTAGTCCCGTTTAAaggtaaatcaaaaatattattaatatttttatatgttatttgaaataataaatagaaaaataatgattttaatattttaaataaaaaaactAATTTAAAAATCAAAGTAATACTCCTatcatttaataataaaataattttatttttttaaattttttttactataaatacgacatgtaattaatataattacattacgaatattattaaatattatataatttaattttaattactaTGTTTCTCGACTGAAAAATGTAAAATAGAAGACGTCATAAACTTTtatttgacccgtattctgacttTAACCCAACATGTTACCCGATTCATATTTGACCCGACCTGTAtccgtttgacaggtctataaGTCCATTTCTTATTTGTCCGTATGATTTTTTTTAAGGATAAATTGACAGCAACAGTCCCACCTTTGCTTTGTCTTCCCAAAATAATCTCACCTTTCATTAATCCGGTAACAATCCAACCTTTTAACCCCATATTCTTAAAATGCACCTAAGTATGGGTGACCTGATAAACCCGTTGCTTACATTAGAGTTCTATCTTTTGACATACTCTCTTCGCACACAAGCCATACCCCCATTCACATTC is a window encoding:
- the LOC141587130 gene encoding F-box only protein 8-like, whose translation is MPVESEKSSKKAKSSSSNIRHSSKYLPLDVWASIIVNLPVKTLLRFRCVCKSWCSIIDHPDFAYTNLKLRKIDSEKSKIIALEGFGYQGGVLYQGARRCLLTVRQGDTLRKTAHIFESDDRYYLVGRCNELLLLRRFVYPGDFNPGYEKEMRLWNPSIRKSLLIPPCPLVNAIYLLGFAPRSKDYKIIAIDNNINRPKNYSYIAVYTLSNQQWCVRNNNDPQRIYVPPTAFYFQGAAHWFGKDPLVENQHQYELTHLVSFNFDLEKFTFLKIPRDSKGTDITRFLFILGESLAIFSVTRERSRIWVLDQGRSGKGVWTKWFSGRSNSDTYYLFSTSWSYSPLFYETDGERYFIIGRKSYNIDSGRVKELGKSMSGYLDLGMYMESLVLWKGYGAEDMASFP
- the LOC141587140 gene encoding uncharacterized protein LOC141587140 translates to MGHLGSIGCSLTVCRGNILKKSAYFYKRSHGFSVIGRCNELILVTRNVRHRNTGYQKVMILCNPSIRKSLLIPPCPIGDSMYVLGFAPRSKDYKIVAISVGRNQDEEPRKTSVVVYTLSDQQWRIRNNVVDISCWEIKSRVPKVFYFQGAAHWFGNTNTHLVSLDFDSEKVTSMEIPNALNETKTMRFLFLLGKSLAIFSISKERSGIWVLEQGKGRLLVIVAV